Proteins found in one Drosophila busckii strain San Diego stock center, stock number 13000-0081.31 chromosome 2R, ASM1175060v1, whole genome shotgun sequence genomic segment:
- the LOC108595152 gene encoding uncharacterized protein LOC108595152: MVEKISHSLTLKRLQNLQWQRIFHMFYIEPVVFMLLFSLTLSNTIMRNQVIYQTCTVIFHYNESDCKLLDDKNASAEIKAIETEVQPYVANLFLSRTLLESIVPAFCGLFIGSWSDHYGRKPLLTVSMIGFSASHLVTAAICELSSFYVINPWWYIVAAVPHSLLGGNCVFSVAALCFISDITDTKTRPYRMIFMESLFFIGLTSGSLLSSFVYAATNASITIGISGIITTFGTLFVIFCVPESLHLRQAKDAEETKAGPGKSEKEVPISPCDLQIDCVSIDCPPKLMNGEETKKTVAPIALPTPATPAMAFDEDLLAKYVESLPAKRRAQPESEAKPEPKRAGLFSKQHIKDMISTCTKPRENHARAIIWLVTFAMCFSIFVFDGVMTVMYLFVREKFHWSVREYTFYETVSHLVPMVGAIIGFLILRKIFRLSVVTLALLAFFSEILNNLARGCASQPWHMYLSVVLGVFRSIAGPMCRTIVSNIVPASDLGKIFSIKNVLQSFAPFVAAPLYTFIYKSSLTTYPGLFNFVSSAIYLLSFIFIGCVLRIKLMHKEYYAKVLK, translated from the exons ATGGTCGAAAAAATCTCGCACAGTTTGACATTGAAGCGCTTGCAAAACTTGCAATGGCAACGTATATTTCATATGTTTTACATTGAACCCGTTGTCTTTATGCTGCTGTTCTCATTGACTTTATCTA ATACAATTATGCGAAACCAGGTCATCTATCAAACGTGTACAGTGATCTTTCATTATAATGAGAGCGATTGCAAGCTGCTGGATGATAAGAATGCGAGTGCTGAGATaaag GCCATTGAAACAGAAGTCCAACCATATGTTGCAAATCTGTTTCTATCGCGAACCTTACTGGAAAGTATTGTGCCAGCATTTTGTGGTCTATTCATTGGCTCTTGGTCGGATCACTATGGACGCAAGCCATTGCTCACCGTATCGATGATTG GCTTCTCTGCCTCACATCTGGTGACGGCTGCGATCTGTGAGCTATCCAGCTTTTATGTAATTAATCCCTGGTGGTATATTGTGGCTGCAGTGCCGCATTCGTTGCTGGGCGGCAATTGTGTCTTCTCCGTAGCCGCACTCTGCTTTATTTCAGATATAACAGACACCAAGACGCGTCCCTACAGGATGATTTTTATGGAGTCCCTGTTCTTTATTGGACTCACCAGTGGATCGCTGTTGTCGAGCTTTGTGtacgcagcaacaaatgcgtcCATAACAATTGGCATCTCGGGCATCATAACCACATTTGGCACGCTCTTTGTCATCTTCTGTGTGCCAGAGAGCTTGCACTTACGACAGGCTAAGGATGCGGAGGAGACTAAAGCTGGGCCCGGCAAGTCTGAGAAAGAAGTGCCCATTTCACCATGTGATTTGCAAATAGACTGTGTGTCCATTGACTGTCCACCCAAGCTAATGAATGGCGAGGAGACCAAAAAGACGGTGGCGCCCATTGCTTTGCCCACGCCAGCTACGCCGGCTATGGCCTTCGATGAGGATCTGCTGGCCAAGTATGTAGAGAGCTTGCCAGCCAAGCGCCGTGCGCAGCCCGAAAGCGAAGCAAAACCAGAGCCTAAGCGCGCTGGACTATTTAGCAAGCAGCACATTAAAGACATGATTAGCACCTGCACCAAGCCACGAGAGAATCATGCGCGTGCCATTATTTGGCTTGTCACATTCGCCATGTGTTTCtcgatttttgtttttg ATGGTGTCATGACTGTCATGTACTTGTTTGTGCGCGAGAAGTTCCATTGGTCGGTGCGAGAATATACCTTCTACGAGACGGTCAGTCATCTGGTGCCTATGGTGGGCGCCATAATTGGTTTCCTTATACTGCGCAAGATCTTTCGACTGTCGGTGGTGACGCTCGCACTTTTGGCTTTCTTTTCGGAAATACTTAATAACTTGGCGAGAGGATGTGCCTCACAACCTTGGCATATGTATCTATCTGTCGTACTGGGCGTGTTTCGTTCCATAGCAGGCCCCATGTGCCGCACTATAGTCTCCAATATAGTGCCCGCCTCAGACTTGG GCAAAATAttctcaattaaaaatgttttacaatCATTTGCGCCCTTCG ttgctgctccGTTGTACACATTCATCTACAAAAGTTCGCTAACTACCTATCCGGGGCTATTCAACTTTGTCAgctctgcaatttatttactgtcCTTTATATTTATAGG TTGTGTGCTacgcattaaattaatgcataaagaATACTATGCCAAGGTGCTTAAATAA
- the LOC108595629 gene encoding tetracycline resistance protein, class A: MDEDTWNVPHDHERMVDETNRSLSSEKYIYNASEENTVSATNDYRSVEEDANVGSESGRSFLLEPLILILLFAYNFSSTILKAQIIYQSCTAGLGYPNDDCLLLGTKNASSKHMEDAVQQYATRVITAMTIIEFIVPAYCGLFVGALADRYGRKPLLMASFLGYGLQYLISACIAYVAMQSQGMVSPWFYVITIIPLSLLGSRVTYSVAAICYIGDVSTGRMRSYRMIAVELCIYVGLMLGSYSSGYVFKASNAYIVFVISAASIFYALLVMALLLPESLRVRQLNTGFGLGQMWRSCIGRREFKDRTILILIMCILLLATIANDGNNVVFYMFVREKFHWTVREFTNFETVSILVPAVAGSGGVLFLWSLRHYTKSAILCLALISLLSHMSSSLMTAFAFVDWQIYLAVGLGVFKSLVNPMGRTMITNLLPTNERGKVFGMLSVLQTLSPIIGATLYALIYADTLDTAPGLFNLISGTLFGLAIVLLLIVWRLKSSNAAHYDPIFF; this comes from the exons ATGGACGAGGATACTTGGAATGTACCGCACGATCATGAGCGCATGGTTGATGAAACAAACCGGAGTCTCAGCAGcgagaaatatatttataatgcgTCAGAGGAAAATACAGTGTCTGCAACGAATGATTACAGATCAGTTGAAGAGGATGCAAATGTTGGCAGTGAATCCGGTAGAAGCTTTTTGTTGGAGCCTCTGATATTGATACTACTGTTTGCCTACAATTTCTCAT CTACCATATTGAAGGCTCAGATAATCTACCAAAGCTGCACCGCTGGCTTGGGTTATCCTAATGACGATTGTCTGCTGCTGGGCACAAAgaatgccagcagcaaacacatggAGGATGCTGTGCAGCAGTATGCAACACGTGTCATTACAGCGATGACGATTATTGAGTTCATAGTGCCAGCATATTGCGGCTTGTTTGTTGGCGCCCTGGCAGATCGTTATGGACGCAAGCCTCTGCTAATGGCTTCCTTTCTGG GCTATGGACTGCAGTATCTAATCTCGGCCTGCATAGCTTACGTAGCGATGCAGAGTCAGGGCATGGTCAGCCCTTGGTTCTATGTGATTACCATAATACCGCTCTCATTGCTGGGCAGCAGAGTCACTTACTCAGTGGCAGCTATTTGCTATATCGGCGATGTGTCCACAGGCAGAATGCGTTCATACAG AATGATAGCCGTTGAATTGTGCATCTATGTGGGCCTGATGCTTGGCAGTTACAGTTCTGGATATGTGTTTAAAGCAAGTAATGCATATATAGTGTTTGTCATTTCTGCCGCCAGCATATTCTACGCTTTGCTTGTTATGGCCTTGCTGCTGCCGGAAAGTTTGCGCGTGCGGCAATTAAATACGGGCTTTGGGCTTGGGCAAATGTGGCGCAGCTGCATTGGCCGTCGTGAATTTAAAGATCGTACCATACTCATTCTAATCATGTGCatattgctgctggcaactaTTGCAAATG ATGGCAACAACGTGGTGTTCTATATGTTCGTCAGAGAAAAGTTCCATTGGACGGTGCGTGAGTTTACAAACTTTGAGACCGTAAGCATATTAGTCCCCGCTGTAGCCGGTTCGGGCGGCGTGCTCTTTCTCTGGTCACTACGACAT tatACTAAATCAGCCATATTATGCCTGGCTTTGATATCGCTGCTGAGTCACATGTCTAGCAGTCTGATGACGGCGTTTGCATTTGTGGACTGGCAAATCTATTTGGCCGTTGGCTTGGGTGTATTCAAGTCCCTGGTGAATCCCATGGGCCGTACCATGATTACAAATCTCTTGCCAACTAATGAGCGTG GTAAAGTGTTTGGCATGCTCAGTGTGCTGCAGACTCTGTCACCGATTATCGGAGCCACGCTGTATGCACTCATCTATGCAGATACACTAGACACTGCGCCTGGATTGTTTAATCTAATCAGCGGCACTTTGTTTGGCCTGGCTATTGTCTTATTATT AATCGTTTGGAGACTTAAAAGCTCGAATGCTGCTCATTATGATCCAATTTTCTTTTGA
- the LOC108595483 gene encoding uncharacterized protein LOC108595483, translating into MESKSKLHTLIMKTTAGKDLSEYHLSLLKKRNITTPLEFMTANNLNKLLAINVEDIVNIKRELQPLLVSSAKLNELYQPEPFNYSTGIKELDALLDRIGQPLRPGRVWELCGETDVGKTELLYTLAVNFVSQYKESNQQVLFIDNKHSFSSRRFNQILLERKLDTATINKCLSVIHVAEVTTAKNFIETLEGMLETCFTYADNNDIMANIKLVIVDSVTASFMFMCSNFGRNQGRYFLTELAMLVRKLASKYGIAFVLGNLTMSCEDDSDEDGTEATDELQFQTGSMLGAYWSSVSTLTLALELPEGNNSDGLRQVNVLKNCYGISTGSCVLRITDAGVI; encoded by the exons ATGGAATCTAAGTCCAAGCTGCACACGTTGATAATGAAAACGACAGCAGGTAAAGATCTATCAGAGTACCACTTGAGTTTGCTGAAAAAGCGTAACATTACCACTCCGCTCGAATTTATGACCGCCAATAACTTGAACAAGCTCTTGGCCATTAACGTTGAGGATATTGTGAACATAAAACGTGAGCTACAACCTTTATTGGTTAGTAGTGCCAAGCTGAATGAACTTTACCAGCCTGAACCTTTTAATTATTCTACCGGTATAAAGGA ATTGGATGCTTTGCTGGATCGGATTGGACAGCCGCTACGTCCTGGACGTGTGTGGGAGCTGTGTGGCGAAACAGACGTTGGCAAAACGGAACTGCTATATACATTGGCTGTAAACTTTGTCAGCCAATATAAAGAAAGCAATCAACAGGTTCTCTTTATAGACAACAAGCACAGCTTTAGCAGTCGACGGTTTAATCAGATATTACTAGAACGTAAACTGGACACAGCGACCATCAATAAATGCTTAAGTGTCATACATGTGGCAGAAGTTACTACTGCAAAGAACTTCATTGAAACATTAGAAGGGATGCTGGAGACTTGCTTCACCTACGCTGACAATAATGATATTATGGCAAATATTAAGCTTGTAATTGTTGATTCCGTGACGGCTTCCTTTATGTTCATGTGCAGCAACTTTGGCCGCAATCAAGGACGTTACTTCTTAACCGAACTGGCGATGCTTGTGCGGAAATTGGCTTCTAAATATGGCATAGCCTTTGTTTTGGGAAATTTAACAATGTCATGTGAAG aTGACAGTGATGAGGACGGTACAGAAGCTACCGACGAGTTGCAGTTCCAAACCGGTTCTATGTTGGGAGCCTATTGGTCTTCGGTGAGTACGCTGACACTAGCACTGGAACTGCCAGAGGGGAATAATAGTGACGGGCTGCGGCAGGTGAATGTCTTGAAGAACTGTTATGGCATCAGCACAGGCAGCTGCGTGCTACGGATTACAGATGCTGGCGTCATTTAA
- the LOC108595484 gene encoding uncharacterized protein LOC108595484, with protein MSLVADYSDSSDSESTSSESNKAVGLSPVQNQIKLPSASDALDNAAAKRTGVVLSNPFLEAELHKTASLERHVKMVNNDAHLQLKNGRKICWNYRKGRCRFGTNCQYAHDSDLSVEEAKTAVTIVTPISSGNKTNASKRKRPGLSDAIEPGKKVMKSYQQQHQMQGSGVRHPPN; from the exons atgtCGCTTGTGGCTGATTATAGCGATTCATCCGATTCCGAGAGCACGAGTAGTGAATCAAACAAGGCTGTCGG CTTAAGCCCTGTGCAGAATCAAATAAAGTTGCCTAGTGCAAGTGATGCTTTAGACAATGCAGCAGCCAAACGGACTGGAGTTGTATTGAGTAATCCCTTTTTGGAAGCAGAGCTGCACAAGACCGCCTCTCTAGAACGTCACGTAAAAATGGTTAACAACGATGCTCATTTGCAGCTGAAAAATGGTCGCAAAATCTGTTGGAATTACAGAAAGGGAAGATGTCGTTTTGGCACAAACTGTCAGTACGCACACGACTCGGATTTATCTGTTGAAGAAGCTAAAACTGCTGTTACTATAGTTACACCAATTTCAAGTGGAAACAAAACGAATGCCAGTAAACGCAAACGACCAGGTCTAAGTGATGCTATAGAACCTGGTAAAAAAGTCATGAAATcttaccagcagcagcaccaaatGCAGGGCAGTGGAGTACGCCACCCGCCCAACTAG